From the Lactuca sativa cultivar Salinas chromosome 9, Lsat_Salinas_v11, whole genome shotgun sequence genome, the window AGTTGCAATTAAAGGTCAAGGGGTACGTTAGGTACCCTTCTGTTCAGTATATTCTATGTTCCTTCGGTCTTCAGACATGCTTATCCTCAATGGTAGAGTGGGAGCTTGGTTCATATCAGACTCAGGTTTGGTTACCTTCAGGATCATCTTGAAGGTCTGCTCGAGCTAGTGGTGTAGTGATGGAATCCGTTCAGTCTCACAAGTACGGGGTCTTGTTCGACTAATCCTAAGGATATTTCCTGTTTTGAGTAAGGTGGCCTTTTCGATCATCTATGTTATCTCCTTTCTTTTCGGATGAGATTATGGGTTTCTGAAATATGTGTATGGGGGTGCTCCTTGTAAGTTGAGCAAAAGGGCATTGGGACTCTTGGTTCGAATTATTTGCATGGTTCTCTTGGTTTCGGTGTCTGATGTGGGATCAAGAGTGCAACTTTTATCCTATCTGTGGGTTGTGTGCGACTTTGGTttcgtaaggttttgcttggTGGCTGTTCTGTGGTGCTCAGTTGGCATTGTAAGGGAGTCGATTAGGTCCTTTAGAAGTAGCAGGAAATATTTATGGGGAGTATGCATATTGTTTCTATTGGTTCGCAAGCTGTTGTCAAGATTTTGGATTTCAAGTTGGGGATTGGTCGGGAGGTTGCAATTCATAAAGTCCTTTATGATAGTCTGAGCGGTTGCCCAGGTAGAGGTACACGTAAGCCGATAAGTTTGTAGTATCGCGGGAATTTTCGGTTCTAAACATCTTTGGTCATCAAGGCAATGGTTGGTAATGGCATGTCATGGGTCAAGTGTATTAGGGTTTGGTGCTTCCTATGGTTTGGTTTTGGGTGAGGTTCGCGATCGGTGTGTTTAAGGATCATTTTTGTATGTTTCTGATAGTGTCTCTAGTCTGGAACTGGGGGTAGATTCATTATTGGATTCTCATCGGTTGAAGGGAAGGGTCTTTGAGAAGACTGTGAGTGGCATTCTCGAGTGGGCTTTTAGTGGAAACTCGCGTTAGGGAATCGCGAGTGTATCCGTGCAAGGCTTGTATTTTGGGAGACTGTGAGGAAAATAGATAATCTTTTGGTTTGTGGGGCGAGTCGTGAGTTCCAGGCGAAAGGTGTAATGTCATCGATGGTGAAATCGAAGGTTGTTGGGTTAGAATGTTCTTGTCTTCCGGGTTTTGGGGAACCTGGTGGCTGGACCAAGTATGAGACTGGTAGTCTCAACGGCGGTCAAGAAAAATCTTTGTATCCAGGTTTAGTGAGGTGTCATGTTAGATCAGAAGATTTGGGTGAAATGCAAGGGTAGGAACCTGGATCTCGGGTTATGAGTTTAGACCCGAGTTACGTATATAATGGTGTTCCAATCTAGGGTACTCCATCCCGAGGATAACCGGACCCTATGATCGATTGGACCTgacatgtttggtattccaacccgatggttgattgggccaaacatgtgcATCATACGAGggcattccatcccgaggatgactggacccgtcaTATGCATgcttggtattccagcccgacgctgattgggccaggtatgAGTGTTCATGCCTGTGAGATggttgttatatgtatgttggttCGGGAGTTAAAGGAGGCATTGTCTTGTCGGCACTTAAGCGTTCATCTCTCAGTTTGTCTCCCATTGTTCATCATATCCTTGGAaattttgttatcaaaattaGCTTTCTCTAAAAGGATTATCGAGCCTCTTTTGTCTAGTAAAGAGTTGTCGGCAGCAGAATATGATCTGTGGTTCTGTTTTCTGGTAGGAACCTCAGGTTTCCAGGGCTGAGTAGTCCACTTAGGGAATAAAGGTAAAGGAATTAGCGATGGTTAGTATGAGCGGTCTGTCAGGGAGTTAGACCAAATCCAAGTTTCCAGATCGTAGATTTTCGGGTGAAGTAGGGTTGTTATGTTGCGTGGGACTATAGGTTCATTTTCTTTGGAATGGAATTTTCCGTTGAGTTTAGTCTCCTTATAGGGTCTTGGTACGTCATGGTCGTGGATTTACCCCTCAGGATGTCGGGTTGCtggggatggtaaggaatgatttcgaggacgagatcgaatttaagtgggggagagtcgtAACGCTCTGTTCCAAATCACTTTCCTAATTTAGGATTATGGCCTGAAGATAGGTTATCGTAAGGCTTAGGTCCTTTGGAAAAGAGAGTTCTAGACCCATTTAGGTACGGATAATGTAATTGAGGTGATCCGGGAGTTTGGATTGTGTCTTGGAGCCAAGGAGTATATCGGTAAAGTGGTTGTTCGAgctctttatgaattttggattttcgtTCAGGAGGTTTTGAGGTGAGGATAAGTTGACAGATGTGTAGAGATTCTcgccacctttctgtggatataaagaacatcaaaaacggagttgaaacgaagaagttatggccgttTGAAGTTGGAGTAGTTCAGGTGAGTGAtcgttgacttgttgaccaagCTCAATTAAGGCTCTCGACGTGATCATGAAGTGCTCACCACGTGAGGAGCTCCTGATgcaccaaaccctaattttcgggtatTTAAAGGTATGAGATGATTAGGGTTGCTTCTCCTCAGCCTCTTTCACTCCCAAGAcctctggaaaccctaatctcatccCCTATTGAAGTCCTTGGTCATTCTTGGTGTTATTCAAGAGATTTTGAAGCTTTGAAGCcctttaaggaagaagaagaccATTGGTGGAGCATTTGTTAGCTTCTTGGTAGCTTCATCAGCTAGTTCTGGAGCTTTGGGacctttgtaagtcctcaagctcATGCCTTTCCTTTCCTTGCTTTCTAGATCTAAGTTCCCATGCCTTTTATGGCTTGTAATGTTAGTTAGCATGCatggaatccataaagttggcaactttatggattatgaTGGTATCTTCGGTCATATAAGTTCTACATCTAGATTTTGATCATGGTTTTGGACTCCAAGTTTGAGTCTTGGACCTTTTTCCTTCATTTTGTGCCCTAGTTGATGTTGGgacatgtattggacatgcaTCTCCAAAAAGTTTCGATTTTTATGGTCCTTTGGGTCAAGGAAGACGATCTAGACTGTCCCATCTCAAGGCTTAATAGATTAGGAGCTTAATGCTCATTTTTGGTCAGATCTGGATTCACGACATAATGGAAAAGACCTCACGAGGTGAGAGCGTATCCGAGGAAGTTTATGGGAAAAAATCATgccctcacgacgtgagcatctcCAGTGCATGTTTTGGACTCGTTGAATGTTGGCTAGTTTGGTCTTGGACATATCTTTTGGCTTGGGATCATAATGGACTAAGGATTTTAAAGTAATGGAATTCTGGTTGGGCTTGCCTTGCTGGGCTTGCCCTAATGGGCCTTGGATGGTGAATTGGGCCTTAGTGAGCCCAACAGAGTTGTGCCTTGTTTAGGCCCAATGGGCTTGGGCCAACTGTGTGCTTGGTTATTTGGACCATTTATGGGATTAGTGCTTGGTGGTTTTGCCATGGGTAATTATTAAAGAGTGGTTTGGTTGTTTGGTTCAGTTTGTGGAAGCCGATTCGTAGCAGTCGTAGCAATTGTGGGATTTATCTGtcgttcgaggtgagttttcctcactgtactaacagggtcgaaggcaccaaggccggccctttggattgttatcctgcttTATTActgttatgatctattagatcggtatccttgtagataggatgtttctatgtggttatgatatgttagatcggtatcctagtagataggatgttgctatgcttagtgatctatagatcggtttgactgtctgcagactgttatgtgattatctgatatatgtgcaTATGTTTTATTGGTGGTTGAGACTTTTCTGCTTTGTGCATGAGCCAATAGACCGggtcattccaacccgatggttgtgggccgagagtattccataccgaggatgattggactcatagtatgtgggcattccaacgtgatggttgtgggccgagagcattccatcccaaggatgatcggactcatagtatgttggcattccaacccgatagttaagggcctggggtattccaacccgatggttgattggacccatagtatgttggcattccaacccgatggttgaggggcctggggtattccaacccgatggttgattggacccatagcatgcttttatttgtatatgtgctactgtttatgtgtttgtactttgggggaactcactaagctttgtgtttacggtttcagtttattgtttcaggtactatagATGTTTTTGCAagacgaaggcgtgaccgtacacatcctcgctTTTTGGACTTATGGTTTACGGGATACTccgatatgaaactattttgaaaacattttgtaataactaatggcttttggatgtttgaaaaagtttttaattttactAAAATTTTATGTATGTTACATAGGTGGCCATGTCTGTTTGGGTTTGAATGATGCATACCTAGGTGAGTTTGTTGGCTTTAAAGTCTCGAGGGCCTTGCTCGAGGCTGTGCAATTAGTCATGATACTCAAAAGGGAAACGATTGTTATGATCGGATTGAGGATTGCAGCTGGAAGATGAGTATTTAACGGATGGATTGGGATGTCGCTATCTATGGTAAGGGTTATGACCTTCCAGTGTTCGGAGTTCTGagaaggagtgagcaggcttaTGACTTTCATTGTTAGGATGTAAACCTAACATAGGGCTAGTTGTCTACGGTGTTTCACTTTAGTATGACATCGTGGGAATGTGCAGGAGGATTTTTGTGGTATGgtaatgggttttaggtaaaacaaataaatcataaaaacaattactaggttcacatgcaacctactttggatctatgttttaactattgaacatataactttgaattgaaaAACACGAACCCTAAGGGAAGCGgctattttcaaaaataacaagttagggttttagaatcacatacttttcaattgttatagtaaacaattggcaTTCCTtagatcttgatcttcttggaagcctagCCCCACAATTGTAATGCCTTTAATGAAGTCACACCCAAGACCTATAAATAAGgaaagtatagagagagaggagtaGTATGCAATTTtcagcctagggtttcttcaagaGAAGGAGTACCGATTTTGAGAGCCAGAGGGTTGCTTTTATAGTTGAggcaactagggtttaagggaaaaccctaatgtttctTTGCTTAAGGCTCAAGCTAATCCATAGGCCTTATCTAAATcccttggacgaaatcattaTGGTTTCCCCTAAGaatttcgtccacctcctccaaggaggttctggaaccTTCCATCCAACTATTcaataattgcaaactagtccctgtactttataattaatacaaaatcaattccaattaattttCGGCTAACTATTAATGAAAtattatgatttataattaatataatattttcataacatattaataaatcatttatattaatttaataaacttataataatttaatctctctcctttcataatttccttgtatAGTTGCTagatttgagggcaacccaaaaggattgtgttgttatcaattcaagtacataccaattatagttatgaacttagacacctaatccaacatatggATGCCCCATGATGAGACCAAGGGTCCGCTTCTCGGGTTATAGGCAGGTCAGGTGCAAGCTGATGGTTTTAGGTGAATCGGAGGCGACAACGTTTATTGTCTCTGGCATACCCCGACTATGAAAAAGATGCATTTTGTATTTATGAATGTTTCTCACGTTGAAATGACAGTTGGGGATTTCAGGCAAGGAGTGTGAGGGTCCATTCGTTTCTAGATAGGAGGTTGGTTTTATAGATGGACTGTCATAATTATTGATTGTGTATCTACATGGGGGTTGTTGATGACTATAAGTGGTTATGATTGGGAGGTTTCTAAGATCTGCATCTGGGATTCGAAATAACTTTGAGTTTTCTTGTTCTTTATCTAGAAGACCAACTTATGTTGTGTTATATATTCTAAAGTTATGGGATGTTATTCATCCAGTTGAATCGGTTTGAGATTTGGTTTGTCTGCAACATCATTTGGTGGTAGTTCGAACTAGCTATTTTGCTTGAAGTATCATCGATAGGCTCGAGTTTATGATTTCAGAAGAATGGGTCATAGGAATCCATGGTTTGGGTATGCGAGACTTCAGTTCAAGATTTGGTCAAGAAAAGGGTGCATAGCAAATTGCCACCAGATGTATGTGCTCAGGAATGCATGAGTTACCTTCACGGCGGGAAGCTATTGGACAAGGAGCTTGTTGGTTAAGTCCTTGCATCTTCAAGCCTTGTAGATGGGTTTTGGACCCCTATGGTGTAATCCcagaggataaagttggaaactttatcctttttaGTATCATTTTGGTCCAAatttgagctttggagctctggGAATCGAAGGaagcaacttaatggattaagctgctAGAACGCTGGCAAACACGACGCGTTTGCAAGTCAACACGACGTGTTGGTTGGGGTTTTCCCGATTGTTTCGATGCGGGAGGAACACGTACGACGTGTTTGCAAGTCAACACGACGTGTTGAAgccaacatggactgttgactttgacttttgtctttgaccaagttgacctaaagggtattttgggtatgttGGTATTCTGGGATTTTGCTGGTTATTGGTCACTTGGATTGATAGGTATTGGTTGGAGCTAAGATTCAGAATCGGGACCTCATCAGCTATGGATCAGAtcgagaggtgagttttcttcactgtactttcgggttgaaggcaccaaggccggcccattggtttGATGACCTGATATtcgttgatatgttgagtatgaaatagatatgcatgctagtttgatATGCCAGTCCAATAGATCTATAGGGATGTCTGTGACATTGTTTGTATGAGTATCAGTATATGTTATTATCTATATATGTCAGCGtattgggatgggttgaggttgtactgctctgtgcggtagccaacaaaccatggagcaatccagatgtgagctgaGGGTCGGGGAGGACATGTCAggctcatactgagggctcattaGCATTCTAGATATGAGCTAGGTCGGGtagggcatgtcagactcatactaagggctcggtagcattccaaatacgagctgaggaccggttggtatgccagactcgtactgagggctaaaCAATTGTATGTCAGTCTAATGAGTTCTGGTGTTGGCTCTTCATCTTTAGTGGGTTGTGGTGTTGCCTCGCCGAAGTTGACTGACAAAAAAAGGGATTGTGAAGATGTCGATGTCactaaaatggaaaataaatagaagttgagGAGGATGAGATGGGATGGTGACCGGTGGGACccatattaaaattttcaaatattgttTCAGGTTTATGGTGAGGAGATATAGATATATAGGgtctattatttttttaaaatatataaaaaaataaatacataaataagaaaattaattaaaaaaaattaataagggcacaatagtatttttatgtaagacagagaccaagcacgcaacaaaaataaacagtaatgaccatccaaattaaaaaaataagttatagaCCAAACACACAAATCCCCCCAaatcacagggaccattcgtgtataTTCTTACTTTTCCGTGTTTATATTTGGATAACTATTTTTttatacacatctaggtaacaaacttgttggaagtgtccACATATTATCATTATGACCTGCTAATGATTATATATGAACAATTTCAACAAGTTTGTTATCTAGACgtgtataaaaaaacatatatatatatatatatatatatatatatatatatatatatatatatatatatagatgtgaacaaatcaaaaaattaattatctttAATAAGTAATattcccattttatttttatcaatttGCTATTACCTATTAATTTATCTACTTTTAATGATAAACATTTTTATTAACTAACAAATCCAACAAATCATAATCGTTAAAACACATATTGCTCTTAAATTCTCACCTTATTTAGTGTAATAAGATTACAAGCATTAAAAGTGCATAATTAAGATTCCTTTTTGGTAAGATAttcaattaaatataatttataatattattgaaTATGTGATGCACTAGAAAACAAAAGGAGAAAATGTATTTACCAAGTTCAACGCTAGTGGACCCACCTTTGAAATCTGGGGCACAGACGGCAGTTTTTTCTTCTGATGGTCTGACCTCGTCGACTGCTTTTTTAATCATTTATCTCTACTATAAAACAGAAACTCCTTCcttttcttcttttctctctcttCGTTGCTCCACTTCTCTATATCTTTCTCCCTCTACACAAattacttatttttttaaaaaataataataacatagaAATTATGCTCTTGGTGTCCCTTTTGACGTGTGAATTCTATGCGTGAATCAACGGAAAGTCTTCTCCCTCACACATCCACAACCCAATATGAAGATTTAAAGAATCTTGTTTTAGGGTTCTTGTAATTTGTAAACCTCTTGGGAAAAAGGTCTGATCTTGCTTGATTTCTCCTCGTTTCCTTCAATCAAGTTGTTTTCAATCTGGGTTTTATCTCTTTTTCTTTGACGTTTTGAATTTTACTATAATTTAGTTTCTGGGGTACCCTTttattgaagaaaaaaaaaactgtagATGCCATTCCCCTTTTGTGCTTGAGATCAAAATTTAATCTGGGTATTCGTCTTTCGGGTCTCTGATGACTTGTAATATGATGAAGTTTGGAAACTTTTTTGGGTattttgtttaattgtttaattagttaatttttattttgggttttcggattagggtttctttggggGGGTTTCAGTGTTGGGGATTTATGGACGAGGTGGAAGCAGCTAACAAAGCTGCCGTGGAAAGTTGCCATAGAATTTTAAATCTGTTGGCTCAACCCCAAGATCATGTACAATCGAAAAACCTGATGTTACAAACAGGGGAAGCTGTTGTTAGATTCAAGAAAGTTGTATCTCTTCTTGACGATGGTTTAGGTCATTGTAGAGTGAGAAAATTGAAGAAAACTCAAAACTTGATCCCCCAAAACATACTCCTAGACAGCACCCCAGTTCAAGAACCACTGAAACCCCATCAATTTCTTCTAACGCCTCCTAATCAAACTCACCCAATTCAGGAGATCGGTTCAAACGGTGTCAAGAACACTCTTTCCTTAGTGAACCATAAGCCATCACTTGAATTGAGCACCACTGGGAAAAACCCTATTCAAATTTCCCAAcagaaccctaaccctaattctaATTACCAATTCCTGcaacaccatcaccatcaccagcaACAGGCACAGTTACAGCTCAAACAGCAGGCTGAGATGATGTATCGACGCAGCAATAGTGggataaatttgaattttgataaCGCACCTACCATTTCATCTAATAAGTCTTTTATCTCTTCATTGAGTATGGAAGGGAGTGTGACTACTTTAGATGGGAGTTCTTTCCATTTGATTGGGTCATCCCGGTCAACTGATCAAGCCACCTATCAACACAAACCCAGGTGTTCTGCAAGGGGAGATGATGGAAGCACAAAATGCGGGAGTTCTGGTAGATGCCACTGCTCTAAAAAGAGGTTACAATCTTTACTTTGTTACACTTAACCCATGATTCGGTTTATAACTTATGGTAATATCCTAATTTGATA encodes:
- the LOC111881204 gene encoding probable WRKY transcription factor 21, with the protein product MDEVEAANKAAVESCHRILNLLAQPQDHVQSKNLMLQTGEAVVRFKKVVSLLDDGLGHCRVRKLKKTQNLIPQNILLDSTPVQEPLKPHQFLLTPPNQTHPIQEIGSNGVKNTLSLVNHKPSLELSTTGKNPIQISQQNPNPNSNYQFLQHHHHHQQQAQLQLKQQAEMMYRRSNSGINLNFDNAPTISSNKSFISSLSMEGSVTTLDGSSFHLIGSSRSTDQATYQHKPRCSARGDDGSTKCGSSGRCHCSKKRKHRVKRSIKVPAVSNKLADIPPDEYSWRKYGQKPIKGSPHPRGYYKCSSMRGCPARKHVERCLDDSTMLIVTYEGEHNHTRLPSQSANT